The Synechocystis sp. PCC 7509 genome includes a window with the following:
- a CDS encoding M1 family metallopeptidase, giving the protein MSHSYFDNEANSHKSFELPGSKPHYNPDRPGQVEHIFLDLNLDISNQSYTGICKVALKPITTGINRLSLDAVNLNIQSVDVDGIPQSFDYDDTKLDIRLETATEAGKVIKIAIAYSVEKPQRGLYFITPDDHYPNKPTQVWTQGEDEDSRYWFPCFDYPGQLATSEIRVRVPSNMKAISNGRLVETQQDGDAKIYHWLQEQVHPTYLMTLAVGDFAEIEDEWQGKPVTYYVEKGREEDAQRSMGKTPRMIEFFSEKYGYLYPFPKYAQVCVDDFIFGGMENTSTTLLTDRCLLDERAALDNRNTESLVAHELAHQWFGDLVVIKHWSHAWIKEGMASYSEVMWTQEEYGNQEAAYYRLLEARNYLAEDSSRYRRPIVTHIYREAIELYDRHLYEKGSCVYHMIRALLGDDLFWQAIQTFVRDNAHKTVETIDLLRAIEKASGRNLLFLFDQYVYRGGHPDFKVAYTWDGDSKLAKVTVTQTQVKEGSNTDLFDLKIPITFGYTQNESKTFPVRIFEREQSFYFPLAEKPQFVSFDAGNNYLKTVVLEYALPELQAQLEFDKDPVSRIYAAIAIALKGGLEAVKALTKALKSDDFWGVRVEVAKVLGEIKLDQAFDGLVAGLQDEDALVRRAVIEALAQIKTKASYKAIKPFIKAGDPSYYVEAAAARAIGAIASVDFDEESKEKKAIKLLNNVLEEKAGWNEVVRSGAIAGLSQLKTSSEALDIILQYTKPGVPQALRLGAIRALGSISAGQTPVHLERILERLDGLSVETFFLTQVSVVVALGQMETIKAVAILNALASQTPDGRVRRMAEEAVQQVQAKSGSLQATKQLREELDQLKKDNQQLLSRLETLEAKSVSS; this is encoded by the coding sequence ATGTCTCATTCTTATTTTGATAACGAAGCTAATAGCCACAAATCGTTTGAGTTACCTGGCTCAAAACCTCATTACAACCCCGATCGCCCTGGACAAGTTGAGCATATTTTTTTAGACCTCAATTTGGACATCTCTAATCAAAGTTATACGGGGATTTGTAAAGTCGCTCTTAAACCAATAACAACGGGAATTAATCGTTTATCTTTAGATGCGGTTAATCTCAATATTCAGTCGGTAGATGTTGATGGGATACCGCAAAGCTTTGATTACGATGATACTAAGTTAGATATTCGTTTAGAAACAGCAACGGAAGCTGGGAAAGTAATTAAAATTGCGATCGCCTATTCTGTAGAAAAACCCCAACGCGGACTCTACTTTATTACTCCTGACGATCATTACCCCAACAAACCAACCCAAGTTTGGACGCAAGGAGAAGATGAAGACTCGCGCTATTGGTTTCCTTGCTTTGACTATCCCGGACAATTAGCTACTTCAGAAATTAGAGTCCGAGTACCTAGTAATATGAAAGCTATTTCTAACGGACGCTTAGTTGAAACTCAACAGGACGGGGATGCGAAGATTTACCACTGGTTGCAAGAACAAGTACATCCTACTTATTTAATGACTTTAGCAGTAGGAGATTTTGCCGAAATTGAGGACGAATGGCAAGGCAAACCTGTAACTTACTACGTGGAAAAAGGTAGGGAAGAAGACGCACAGCGCAGTATGGGTAAAACTCCCCGGATGATAGAGTTTTTTAGCGAAAAATATGGCTACTTGTATCCTTTCCCCAAATACGCCCAAGTCTGCGTTGACGATTTTATTTTTGGCGGGATGGAAAATACTTCTACAACGTTGCTCACTGATCGCTGTTTGCTAGACGAAAGAGCAGCTTTAGACAATCGTAATACGGAAAGCTTAGTTGCTCATGAACTGGCTCATCAATGGTTTGGCGACTTGGTAGTTATTAAACATTGGTCGCACGCTTGGATTAAAGAAGGGATGGCTTCGTATTCCGAGGTGATGTGGACGCAAGAAGAATACGGAAATCAAGAAGCAGCTTACTATCGTTTGCTTGAAGCCCGTAACTATTTAGCTGAAGATAGCAGCCGTTACCGTCGCCCGATTGTTACCCATATTTACCGCGAAGCGATTGAATTATACGATCGCCATCTCTACGAAAAAGGTTCTTGCGTGTACCATATGATTCGCGCTTTATTGGGTGACGATTTGTTTTGGCAAGCAATTCAAACTTTTGTTCGAGACAACGCCCACAAAACTGTAGAAACTATCGATTTATTACGCGCCATTGAAAAAGCTTCCGGGCGCAACTTGCTGTTTTTATTTGATCAGTACGTTTATCGCGGCGGACATCCCGATTTTAAAGTTGCTTACACTTGGGACGGAGACAGCAAACTAGCCAAAGTTACTGTTACGCAAACTCAAGTTAAAGAAGGTAGTAATACGGATTTATTCGATCTAAAAATTCCAATTACTTTTGGTTATACCCAGAACGAGTCTAAAACCTTCCCCGTGCGAATTTTTGAACGCGAACAAAGTTTTTACTTTCCTTTAGCTGAAAAGCCCCAGTTTGTTAGCTTTGATGCTGGAAATAATTACTTAAAAACTGTGGTTTTAGAGTACGCTTTACCAGAATTGCAAGCACAATTGGAGTTTGACAAAGATCCCGTTTCACGGATTTATGCTGCTATTGCGATCGCCCTTAAAGGCGGATTAGAAGCAGTTAAGGCGCTGACTAAAGCTTTAAAGAGCGATGATTTTTGGGGGGTAAGGGTTGAAGTTGCTAAAGTTTTAGGTGAAATTAAGCTAGACCAAGCTTTTGATGGTTTAGTAGCGGGTTTGCAAGATGAAGATGCTTTAGTTCGTCGGGCGGTAATTGAAGCTTTGGCACAAATTAAAACTAAAGCTAGTTACAAAGCAATTAAACCCTTTATCAAAGCTGGCGATCCTAGCTACTACGTGGAAGCGGCGGCGGCTAGAGCAATTGGCGCGATCGCATCGGTAGATTTTGATGAGGAATCAAAAGAGAAAAAAGCTATTAAGCTGCTTAATAACGTACTAGAAGAAAAAGCAGGTTGGAACGAAGTAGTGCGATCGGGCGCAATTGCTGGGCTGAGTCAATTAAAAACTTCCTCCGAAGCCCTAGATATTATCTTGCAATATACTAAACCTGGTGTTCCTCAAGCCTTGCGTTTGGGGGCTATTCGGGCATTAGGTAGTATTTCGGCGGGTCAAACTCCAGTTCACTTAGAACGGATATTAGAACGTTTAGACGGGTTATCTGTAGAAACGTTTTTCTTAACCCAAGTTTCGGTAGTTGTCGCTTTAGGACAAATGGAAACCATCAAAGCGGTGGCTATTTTGAACGCTTTAGCCAGCCAAACCCCTGATGGTAGAGTGCGACGTATGGCGGAAGAAGCCGTACAACAAGTACAAGCAAAATCTGGTTCTTTGCAAGCAACAAAACAACTGCGGGAAGAACTCGATCAACTTAAAAAAGACAATCAGCAACTCCTAAGCCGCTTAGAAACATTGGAGGCTAAATCAGTTAGTAGTTAA
- a CDS encoding Rpn family recombination-promoting nuclease/putative transposase — translation MIDNISKFLIEQYSADFAAWLLGEAIALTTINPTELNVEPIRADSVMLPQSSQIILHTEFQTVSDSTMPFRMADYYLRLKRKFPERDIHQVVIYLKPTNSDLVRQTSYQTAVMTHQFRVIRLWEEPLEVFLSTPGLLPYAVLSRATDKERVLAQVLGELEQIADPREQSNLVAATSILAGLELNEQTIRQLMRSPVMRESTMYQAILREGEERGLEQGLEQGLIEGRTVGERELVLKQLTRKLGSLSPQLTATVSNLTLERLEALAEDLLDFTSAADLDSWLD, via the coding sequence ATGATTGACAACATCTCCAAATTTCTGATTGAGCAGTACAGCGCCGATTTTGCCGCTTGGTTATTGGGAGAAGCGATCGCTCTAACTACCATCAATCCTACCGAACTTAATGTTGAACCCATCAGGGCAGATTCAGTAATGTTACCGCAATCGAGTCAAATTATCCTCCATACTGAGTTTCAGACAGTCAGCGACTCGACAATGCCTTTTCGGATGGCAGATTATTATTTACGCTTAAAACGCAAGTTTCCAGAGCGAGATATTCACCAAGTAGTAATTTATCTTAAACCCACAAATTCGGATTTAGTCAGACAAACAAGCTATCAAACCGCCGTAATGACTCATCAGTTTAGAGTAATTAGGTTATGGGAAGAACCATTAGAGGTATTTTTAAGTACGCCAGGACTATTACCCTACGCAGTATTGAGTCGAGCCACAGATAAGGAAAGAGTGTTAGCTCAGGTGTTGGGGGAGTTAGAGCAGATTGCAGACCCTAGAGAACAGAGTAATTTAGTCGCGGCAACGAGTATCTTGGCGGGGTTAGAATTAAATGAACAGACAATCCGACAATTGATGAGGAGTCCAGTCATGCGCGAGTCTACAATGTATCAGGCTATTTTACGCGAAGGCGAAGAACGAGGATTAGAACAAGGATTAGAACAAGGCTTGATAGAAGGTCGCACCGTTGGAGAGAGAGAATTAGTCCTTAAGCAACTTACTCGTAAGTTGGGTAGCTTATCACCTCAATTAACTGCAACAGTAAGCAATCTAACTCTAGAAAGATTAGAAGCTTTGGCGGAAGATTTGTTAGATTTTACCAGCGCGGCGGATTTGGATTCTTGGTTAGACTAA
- a CDS encoding pentapeptide repeat-containing protein produces the protein MYESGFFKSYMPGADFRGATFGQCRFTDVDFRAAIFKNTTVSETRFKRCNLAYADFTGAREFNLSDCIECLFQETILPDGSIRTDDI, from the coding sequence ATGTATGAAAGTGGTTTCTTCAAAAGTTATATGCCAGGGGCTGATTTTAGAGGCGCTACGTTTGGACAGTGTAGATTCACTGATGTCGATTTTAGAGCTGCTATCTTTAAAAATACTACTGTTAGTGAAACCAGATTTAAAAGATGCAACCTCGCCTATGCCGATTTTACGGGGGCTAGGGAATTCAATCTGAGTGATTGTATAGAATGTCTGTTTCAAGAAACTATCCTGCCCGACGGTAGTATTCGTACTGATGATATTTAA
- a CDS encoding Rpn family recombination-promoting nuclease/putative transposase: protein MIDNISKFLIEQYSTDFAAWLLGESISLTTINPTELNVEPIRADSVMLLQSTDVILHTEFQTASDETMPFRMADYYLRLKRKFPEQTIQQVVIYLKRTNSDLVRQTSYQTPVMTHQFRVIRLWEEPVEVFLSSPGLSPYAVLSRTTEKESVLAQVVQELEQITDPREQSNLIAATSILAGLELEQQTIRRLIRSPVMRESTMYQFILREGRAEGRAEGRTDGERALVLKLLTRKLGNLPSDITTKVSDLNLEELETLAEVIFDFTSVEDLESWLG, encoded by the coding sequence GTGATTGACAACATCTCTAAGTTTCTCATTGAACAATATTCTACGGATTTTGCCGCTTGGTTATTAGGTGAATCAATTAGTCTCACTACTATTAATCCCACCGAACTGAATGTAGAACCAATTCGCGCCGATTCAGTAATGCTATTGCAATCAACCGATGTGATTCTCCATACTGAGTTTCAAACCGCTAGTGATGAAACAATGCCCTTTCGGATGGCAGATTATTATCTGCGCTTAAAACGCAAGTTTCCAGAGCAAACTATTCAACAAGTAGTAATTTACCTCAAAAGGACGAATTCGGATTTAGTTAGACAAACGAGCTATCAAACTCCTGTGATGACTCACCAGTTTCGCGTCATTCGCTTATGGGAAGAACCAGTAGAAGTGTTTTTGAGTAGTCCAGGATTGTCACCTTACGCCGTGTTAAGTCGCACAACAGAGAAAGAAAGCGTGTTAGCGCAAGTAGTGCAGGAGTTAGAGCAGATTACCGACCCCAGAGAACAGAGCAATTTAATAGCAGCGACAAGTATATTAGCAGGATTAGAATTAGAGCAACAGACAATTCGACGACTAATCAGGAGTCCAGTGATGCGAGAGTCTACGATGTATCAATTTATTTTACGCGAAGGTCGGGCGGAAGGTCGGGCGGAAGGTCGTACTGACGGAGAAAGAGCCTTAGTTCTCAAGTTGCTTACTAGGAAATTGGGTAATTTACCATCAGATATAACTACAAAAGTCAGCGATCTAAATCTTGAGGAATTGGAGACTTTAGCGGAGGTGATATTTGATTTTACAAGCGTTGAGGATTTGGAATCTTGGTTAGGGTAA
- a CDS encoding translation initiation factor, producing the protein MASLNRKSSDSTKSKETRFVYREFGDSNPALERGVAALPPAEQNVRIQASRKGRKGKTVTVITGFQAKNETLNELVKKLKTQCGTGGTVKENEIEIQGEHTQKLLQILTQLGYKAKISGG; encoded by the coding sequence ATGGCATCCCTTAATCGCAAGTCTTCGGACTCGACTAAATCGAAGGAAACTCGTTTTGTTTATCGAGAGTTTGGCGATAGTAATCCAGCTTTAGAAAGGGGAGTTGCGGCCTTACCCCCGGCGGAGCAAAATGTCAGAATCCAAGCTTCTCGTAAAGGACGTAAGGGTAAGACTGTTACTGTAATTACTGGGTTTCAAGCAAAAAATGAAACCTTAAATGAACTTGTGAAAAAGTTAAAAACCCAGTGCGGTACGGGGGGAACAGTTAAAGAAAATGAAATTGAAATCCAAGGAGAACACACCCAAAAGCTTTTACAGATTTTGACGCAGTTGGGCTATAAAGCTAAAATTAGTGGCGGTTAA
- a CDS encoding YqaE/Pmp3 family membrane protein, translated as MDIIRLLAAIFLPPLGVFLQVGIGTDFWINIVLTLFGYVPGIIHAVWIILSKK; from the coding sequence ATGGATATTATTCGCTTACTAGCTGCAATTTTTTTACCTCCTCTAGGGGTTTTCCTCCAGGTAGGGATAGGAACAGATTTTTGGATAAATATTGTTTTAACGCTGTTTGGCTATGTTCCGGGAATTATCCATGCAGTATGGATAATACTATCTAAAAAGTAA
- a CDS encoding dienelactone hydrolase family protein, whose product MKVLSSLAIASIVTIVGSTAAFAKVQTQVVEYKHGNTVLQGYLAYDDAIKGQRPGVMVVHEWTGLGSYVKKRSEQLASLGYVAFAVDMYGKGIRPTNPKDAAAQASIYKSDRKLMRDRAAVGLKILQDNKLTDKNRIAAIGYCFGGTTVLEVARSGANIAGVVSFHGNLDTPNLKDATNIKSKVLVLHGADDPLVPKAQVDTFENEMRQAKVDWQMVEYGGTVHSFTNPEAGKDVSKGAAYNATADRRSFADMRQFFSELFAVNKPK is encoded by the coding sequence ATGAAAGTTTTATCTTCTTTAGCGATCGCATCCATTGTAACTATAGTCGGTTCAACGGCGGCTTTTGCCAAAGTGCAAACCCAAGTTGTTGAGTACAAGCACGGAAATACCGTATTACAAGGCTATTTAGCTTACGATGATGCAATTAAAGGGCAACGTCCCGGCGTGATGGTTGTGCATGAATGGACGGGCTTAGGATCTTATGTTAAAAAGCGTTCCGAGCAATTAGCAAGCCTTGGCTATGTCGCTTTTGCTGTTGATATGTACGGTAAAGGTATTAGACCCACTAATCCCAAAGATGCCGCCGCCCAAGCTAGTATATACAAGTCTGATCGCAAATTAATGCGCGATCGCGCTGCCGTAGGATTAAAAATATTACAAGACAACAAACTCACCGATAAAAATCGCATTGCTGCTATCGGTTACTGTTTTGGCGGGACTACAGTTTTAGAAGTAGCTCGCAGTGGGGCAAATATTGCGGGCGTAGTTAGCTTTCACGGCAATTTAGACACGCCCAACCTTAAAGATGCCACAAATATTAAGAGTAAAGTTTTAGTTCTACACGGTGCGGACGATCCTTTAGTTCCTAAAGCCCAAGTTGATACTTTTGAAAACGAGATGCGTCAAGCAAAAGTTGATTGGCAAATGGTAGAGTACGGAGGCACAGTACACAGTTTTACTAATCCCGAAGCTGGTAAAGATGTCTCAAAAGGTGCGGCTTACAACGCCACTGCTGATAGGCGCTCTTTTGCAGATATGCGGCAGTTTTTCTCTGAATTATTTGCAGTCAATAAACCTAAGTAA
- a CDS encoding NAD(P)H-quinone oxidoreductase subunit 4, which yields MISAEFPWLSLITLLPVVAAFAIPFIPDNKTNIVRWYALGVGIVDLALMLYCFSSSYDLQESAFQLFDSYAWIPQLGIRWSVAVDGLSMPLVLLTGLITTLAMLAAWKVEKKAKLFYFLMLAMYSAQIGVFVAQDMLLFFLMWELELVPVYLLISIWGGEKRRYAATKFIIYTAAASIFILVGGLAMAFYGDTITFDMTTLGYKEYPKYFELLVYAGFLIAFGVKLPIFPLHTWLPDAHSEASAPVSMILAGVMLKMGGYALIRLNIEMLPNAHVYFAPVLVVLGVVNIIYGSLAALAQDHLKRRLAYSSIAHMGFVLIGIASFTELGIGGAVLQMVSHGLIAASLFFLSGITYERTHTLAMEKLGGMAKQMPTVFALFTMGSLASLGLPGMSGFVGELTVFLGIATSDVYSSSFKVVVVFLAAVGLILTPIYLLAMLRQTFYGEQNSGIVIEKFLGDAKPREIFITACLLVPIIGIGLYPKIATQVYDVKTVAVAAQVRNVLPVIAQQQPSSLYARTLGAPSLASSNTQ from the coding sequence ATGATTAGCGCCGAATTTCCGTGGTTGAGTCTGATTACTTTGTTGCCTGTGGTGGCTGCCTTCGCCATCCCCTTCATTCCTGACAACAAAACAAATATTGTCCGTTGGTACGCTCTTGGAGTAGGAATTGTAGACTTAGCTTTAATGCTCTACTGCTTTTCGTCTAGCTATGACTTACAAGAATCTGCATTTCAGTTATTTGATAGTTATGCTTGGATTCCTCAACTAGGAATCCGGTGGTCGGTAGCGGTTGACGGGCTATCTATGCCTTTGGTACTTCTAACAGGCTTAATTACTACTTTAGCAATGCTGGCAGCATGGAAAGTTGAAAAAAAAGCCAAGCTGTTTTATTTTTTAATGCTGGCAATGTATAGCGCTCAAATTGGTGTATTTGTCGCTCAAGATATGTTGTTATTTTTCCTAATGTGGGAATTGGAGTTAGTTCCGGTTTACCTATTAATCTCCATCTGGGGCGGTGAAAAGCGCCGCTACGCAGCTACTAAATTTATTATCTATACGGCAGCAGCTTCTATATTTATTTTGGTAGGAGGTCTAGCAATGGCTTTCTACGGCGATACTATAACTTTTGATATGACAACTTTGGGATATAAAGAATATCCTAAATACTTTGAACTGCTTGTTTATGCAGGCTTTTTGATAGCTTTTGGTGTAAAGCTGCCAATCTTCCCCTTACATACTTGGTTGCCCGATGCTCACAGCGAAGCTTCTGCACCTGTATCGATGATTTTGGCGGGAGTAATGCTTAAAATGGGCGGTTACGCGCTAATTCGCCTTAATATTGAGATGCTGCCCAATGCTCACGTTTATTTTGCGCCAGTATTGGTAGTTTTGGGTGTAGTCAATATTATTTACGGTTCTTTGGCTGCTTTGGCTCAAGACCATTTAAAACGGCGCTTGGCTTATTCTTCCATCGCTCACATGGGTTTTGTATTGATTGGAATTGCTTCTTTTACCGAGCTTGGTATCGGTGGGGCGGTATTGCAAATGGTTTCACACGGCTTGATTGCGGCTAGTCTATTCTTCCTTTCGGGGATAACTTACGAACGTACCCACACTTTAGCAATGGAAAAGTTAGGGGGAATGGCAAAACAAATGCCTACCGTATTCGCTTTATTTACAATGGGTTCTTTGGCTTCCTTGGGTTTGCCAGGAATGAGCGGTTTTGTTGGCGAACTTACAGTTTTTCTAGGAATTGCAACTAGCGACGTTTACAGTTCTAGCTTTAAAGTTGTCGTCGTATTTCTAGCGGCGGTAGGTTTGATTCTTACCCCGATTTACTTACTTGCTATGTTGCGTCAAACTTTCTACGGCGAACAAAACTCTGGCATAGTTATTGAAAAGTTTTTGGGAGACGCAAAGCCCCGCGAAATCTTTATTACCGCTTGCTTATTGGTTCCCATTATTGGCATTGGCTTGTACCCCAAAATTGCGACTCAAGTCTACGACGTGAAGACTGTAGCTGTAGCTGCTCAAGTACGTAATGTGTTGCCAGTTATTGCTCAACAACAACCCTCTAGCTTGTACGCGCGGACTTTGGGCGCTCCATCTTTGGCTAGTTCAAATACGCAATAA
- the thrB gene encoding homoserine kinase: MTAINITVPATTANLGAGFDCIGAALTLYNQFKFTPNESFRISVTGLEAQKVSTDESNLAYQSFVKFYQHRGEQIPAVHIEIGLDVPLARGLGSSATAIVGGLLGANYLAGLPLSSDEIMNLAIALEGHPDNVVPALLGGCRLAASGESWAICDVPWHESIVPVVAIPNFELSTAEARQVLPQQVSRADAIFNTAHLGLLIRALQTGRADWLKVALQDRLHQPYRQGLIHGFETVQTAALEAGALGLVISGAGPTLLALVDKMQAAEVEKAIASAWQSVGVMVDVRSLSLDAQGAKADIT, translated from the coding sequence ATGACAGCTATTAATATTACTGTTCCCGCCACTACTGCAAACCTAGGGGCGGGTTTTGATTGTATTGGCGCGGCTTTAACTCTATATAACCAGTTTAAATTTACTCCTAATGAGAGTTTTAGGATCTCGGTTACTGGTTTAGAAGCACAAAAAGTAAGTACCGATGAAAGTAACCTAGCTTATCAATCCTTTGTAAAATTTTATCAACATAGAGGTGAACAGATTCCCGCCGTACATATTGAAATTGGGTTAGATGTACCTCTAGCGAGGGGTTTGGGAAGTTCGGCAACGGCGATTGTGGGGGGCTTACTGGGGGCAAATTATTTAGCGGGATTGCCTTTGAGTTCTGATGAAATTATGAATTTAGCGATCGCTCTTGAAGGGCATCCAGATAATGTAGTTCCCGCCTTGCTAGGTGGCTGTCGGTTGGCGGCGAGTGGAGAATCTTGGGCAATTTGCGATGTACCTTGGCATGAATCTATTGTTCCTGTAGTTGCGATTCCCAATTTTGAGCTTTCAACAGCAGAAGCACGGCAAGTTTTACCACAGCAAGTTAGCCGCGCTGACGCGATTTTTAATACGGCGCATTTGGGTTTATTAATCCGCGCTTTGCAAACTGGACGCGCTGATTGGCTCAAGGTGGCACTGCAAGACAGGTTACATCAACCTTATCGTCAAGGACTAATTCATGGCTTTGAGACGGTACAAACCGCCGCTCTAGAGGCGGGGGCGTTGGGGTTGGTAATTAGTGGTGCTGGCCCAACTTTACTAGCATTAGTAGATAAAATGCAGGCGGCGGAGGTGGAAAAGGCGATCGCCTCTGCTTGGCAATCTGTGGGGGTAATGGTAGACGTGCGATCGCTCTCTCTCGATGCTCAAGGCGCTAAAGCTGATATTACCTAA
- the thrS gene encoding threonine--tRNA ligase: MSASLSPEQSEKIYLPRSSESPALQKIRHTASHVMAMAVQKLFPKAQVTIGPWIENGFYYDFDNPEPFTEKDLKAIQKEMVKIINRKLPVIREEINREEATSRIKEINEPYKLEILEGITEPITIYHLGKEWWDLCAGPHLENTSDLNPKAIELESVAGAYWRGDETKAQLQRIYATAWETPEQLAEYKRRKEEALRRDHRKLGKELGLFIFSDEVGPGLPLWTPKGTVLRSTLESFLQQEQLKRGYLPVVTPHIARVDLFKTSGHWQKYKEDMFPLMAEDSEAAAAEQGFVLKPMNCPFHIQIYKSELRSYRELPMRLAEFGTVYRYEQSGELGGLTRVRGFTVDDSHLFVTPEQLDDEFLNVVDLILSVFKSLQLKNFKARLSFRDPASDKYIGSDEAWEKAQGAIRRAVEKLGMEHFEGIGEAAFYGPKLDFIFSDALEREWQLGTVQVDYNLPERFNLEYVAEDGTRKRPVMIHRAPFGSLERLIGILIEEYAGDFPLWLAPVQVRLLPVSDVQRDFTMEVAALMRSRGIRVEADTSNERLGKLIRNAEKDKIPVMAVVGAKEVESNSLSIRTRASGELGSLPLTEVVEKIVNAIAHYGNF, from the coding sequence ATGTCAGCCTCTTTATCTCCCGAACAATCAGAAAAAATATATTTGCCTCGTAGTAGCGAATCCCCAGCATTACAAAAAATTCGCCATACCGCGTCTCATGTAATGGCAATGGCGGTACAAAAGCTATTTCCCAAGGCACAAGTAACTATTGGCCCTTGGATTGAAAATGGGTTTTATTATGACTTTGACAACCCCGAACCCTTTACGGAAAAGGATCTTAAAGCCATCCAAAAAGAGATGGTAAAAATTATTAATCGTAAGTTGCCTGTAATTCGTGAAGAAATAAACCGAGAAGAAGCAACTAGCCGAATTAAGGAAATTAACGAGCCTTACAAATTAGAGATATTAGAAGGCATTACCGAGCCGATTACAATTTATCACCTAGGTAAAGAATGGTGGGATTTGTGCGCGGGTCCGCACTTAGAAAATACTAGCGATTTGAACCCCAAAGCGATCGAACTGGAAAGCGTCGCTGGGGCATATTGGCGCGGCGATGAAACCAAAGCTCAGTTGCAGCGCATCTATGCAACAGCTTGGGAAACTCCCGAACAATTGGCAGAGTATAAGCGGCGCAAAGAAGAAGCTCTCAGGCGAGATCATCGAAAACTAGGTAAAGAATTAGGTTTATTTATTTTCTCCGATGAAGTGGGTCCGGGTTTGCCTTTGTGGACACCCAAAGGAACTGTACTAAGAAGCACTTTAGAAAGCTTCCTTCAGCAAGAGCAACTAAAACGCGGTTATTTGCCAGTAGTCACACCCCACATCGCTAGGGTAGATTTATTTAAAACTTCTGGACATTGGCAGAAATACAAAGAAGATATGTTTCCGTTGATGGCGGAGGACTCTGAAGCCGCCGCCGCCGAACAGGGTTTTGTCCTTAAACCGATGAATTGCCCGTTTCACATCCAAATTTACAAAAGCGAATTGCGTTCCTACCGCGAATTACCAATGCGTTTAGCTGAATTTGGCACGGTTTATCGTTATGAGCAATCGGGGGAACTTGGCGGTTTAACTAGAGTACGCGGCTTTACGGTGGATGACTCCCACCTATTTGTTACGCCAGAACAATTAGATGATGAGTTTCTCAATGTCGTTGATTTAATTTTGTCAGTGTTTAAAAGTTTGCAATTAAAAAACTTTAAAGCAAGACTGAGTTTTAGAGATCCTGCCTCTGATAAATATATTGGCTCTGATGAAGCTTGGGAAAAAGCCCAGGGAGCAATTCGCCGCGCGGTAGAAAAGCTAGGGATGGAGCATTTTGAGGGGATCGGCGAAGCGGCGTTTTATGGGCCGAAACTAGACTTTATTTTCAGCGATGCTTTAGAAAGAGAGTGGCAGTTAGGGACGGTACAGGTAGATTACAACTTACCAGAGCGGTTTAATTTAGAGTATGTAGCGGAAGATGGTACTCGCAAACGTCCGGTAATGATTCACCGCGCTCCTTTTGGATCGTTGGAACGTTTAATTGGGATCTTAATTGAGGAGTACGCCGGAGACTTCCCTTTATGGCTTGCGCCTGTACAAGTAAGATTATTACCTGTAAGTGATGTCCAAAGAGATTTTACGATGGAAGTAGCGGCTTTGATGCGATCGCGCGGTATTCGAGTAGAAGCAGACACCAGCAACGAACGTTTAGGGAAACTGATTCGCAACGCCGAAAAAGATAAAATTCCTGTAATGGCAGTTGTAGGGGCTAAAGAAGTAGAATCCAATAGCCTCAGCATCCGTACCCGCGCCTCTGGGGAATTGGGAAGTTTGCCTTTAACGGAAGTAGTGGAAAAAATTGTAAATGCGATCGCTCATTACGGCAACTTTTAA
- a CDS encoding DUF2605 domain-containing protein, giving the protein MLNSNLPEPELLKTVLKPLLQDFHYWFGRSLALLETEKIEFLSLEEQSDLLERVKQAKQEVSVAQIMFEATGEQVGIEMSALMPWHQLVTECWKVAMRLRLQNSNWKESENSK; this is encoded by the coding sequence ATGCTGAACTCTAACTTGCCGGAGCCAGAATTGCTCAAAACAGTGCTGAAACCACTTTTGCAAGACTTTCATTATTGGTTTGGGCGTAGTTTGGCGCTATTAGAAACTGAGAAAATTGAATTTTTGTCTTTAGAGGAGCAATCAGACTTACTAGAGCGCGTCAAGCAAGCAAAACAAGAAGTAAGCGTTGCCCAAATAATGTTTGAAGCTACCGGAGAGCAAGTTGGCATCGAAATGTCCGCGCTCATGCCCTGGCATCAATTAGTAACAGAATGCTGGAAAGTAGCAATGCGCTTACGTTTACAAAATTCTAATTGGAAAGAAAGCGAAAATTCCAAATAA